The following coding sequences are from one Microbacterium wangchenii window:
- a CDS encoding purine-nucleoside phosphorylase, with product MPHTAGNPLDDPTADPFEIAARAAADIARHTGVERHDIAVTLGSGWGRAADLLGETVATVPADEVTGFSRPALAGHVGTLRSVRTPAGRSVLVIGARTHFYEGHGVRRVVHSVRTAAATGAGTMVLTNGAGGIRETWRPGQPVLISDHINLTAASPLEGATFIDLTDLYSPRLRELARTIDPTLDEGVYCQFRGPHYETPAEVQMAKTIGGHIVGMSTALEAIAAREAGMEILGMSLVTNLAAGIQTTPLSHEEVLEAGREAEPVISSLLARIIEAL from the coding sequence ATGCCACACACAGCGGGGAACCCCCTCGACGACCCCACCGCCGATCCGTTCGAGATCGCCGCACGCGCCGCCGCCGACATCGCCCGCCACACCGGTGTCGAGCGCCACGACATCGCCGTGACGCTCGGAAGCGGATGGGGCCGGGCCGCCGATCTGCTCGGCGAGACCGTCGCCACCGTCCCCGCCGACGAGGTCACCGGCTTCAGCAGGCCCGCCCTCGCGGGCCACGTCGGCACGCTGCGCAGCGTCCGCACGCCCGCGGGCCGCTCCGTGCTCGTGATCGGCGCCCGCACGCACTTCTACGAGGGCCACGGGGTCCGCCGCGTCGTGCACAGCGTGCGCACGGCGGCGGCCACCGGCGCCGGCACCATGGTGCTCACCAACGGCGCCGGCGGCATCCGCGAGACGTGGCGCCCCGGCCAGCCCGTGCTCATCAGCGACCACATCAACCTCACGGCGGCCTCGCCGCTGGAGGGCGCCACCTTCATCGACCTCACCGACCTGTACTCGCCGCGCCTGCGCGAACTCGCCCGGACGATCGATCCCACCCTCGACGAGGGGGTGTACTGCCAGTTCCGCGGGCCGCACTACGAAACGCCCGCCGAGGTGCAGATGGCCAAGACCATCGGCGGTCACATCGTGGGCATGTCCACGGCGCTGGAGGCCATCGCCGCGCGCGAGGCCGGCATGGAGATCCTCGGCATGTCGCTCGTGACGAACCTCGCCGCCGGCATCCAGACCACGCCTCTCAGCCACGAAGAGGTGCTCGAGGCGGGCCGGGAGGCCGAGCCGGTGATCTCCTCCCTGCTCGCCCGCATCATCGAGGCGCTGTGA
- a CDS encoding phospho-sugar mutase, giving the protein MNGVPQEPLAAARAWLAQDPDPQTRAELSDLLTRAEAENAAAASELVDRFSRRLAFGTAGLRGALGAGPTRMNRVLVAQAAAGLAAYVRERSAPGETPVVVVGYDGRRNSDVFARDSAEIFAGAGLHAVLLPRMLPTPVLAFAVRHLGAAAGVMVTASHNPPQDNGYKVYLGGADDGAQIVSPADAEIAAHIQAVADRGDIGAIPRSVGYANAAEEVVDAYVAATAAVAPAPPGAAGLNWVYTAMHGVGWETLRAILAAAGYPEPTVVAEQIEPDGAFPTVAFPNPEEPGAMDLAFQTARAVGAELVLANDPDADRMAVAIPDASAEGGWRRLSGNEVGLLLGRRAARAAAGTAGASLACSLVSSPGLQAIAERYGLDFHATLTGFKWISRAPGMVYGFEEALGYLVNPGTVRDKDGISAVVALLDLAARARAEGSDLQGQLDDLREEFGAFASDQISIRVSDVSEIAAMMASLRADPPAHVGDSTVARIDDLLTGVDGLPPGDVLRMWLDDGARLIVRPSGTEPKLKMYLDVHGSSEEEAGARLTALADGARALLEERRQRPPS; this is encoded by the coding sequence GTGAACGGCGTCCCGCAGGAGCCGCTCGCCGCCGCGCGGGCGTGGCTCGCTCAGGATCCCGACCCGCAGACGCGCGCCGAGCTGAGCGACCTGCTCACCCGCGCGGAGGCGGAGAACGCCGCTGCCGCCTCGGAGCTGGTGGACCGGTTCTCGCGCCGGCTGGCGTTCGGGACGGCGGGGCTTCGCGGAGCCCTCGGGGCAGGCCCCACCCGCATGAACCGGGTGCTCGTGGCGCAGGCCGCCGCGGGTCTGGCCGCCTACGTCCGCGAGCGGTCGGCGCCCGGCGAGACGCCCGTCGTGGTGGTCGGCTACGACGGCCGCCGCAACTCCGACGTGTTCGCCCGCGACTCCGCCGAGATCTTCGCCGGTGCGGGCCTGCACGCCGTGCTGCTGCCGCGGATGCTGCCGACCCCGGTGCTCGCCTTCGCCGTGCGCCACCTCGGCGCCGCCGCCGGCGTCATGGTGACCGCCAGCCACAACCCCCCGCAGGACAACGGGTACAAGGTGTACCTCGGCGGCGCCGACGACGGCGCGCAGATCGTCTCCCCCGCTGACGCCGAGATCGCCGCGCACATCCAGGCCGTCGCCGATCGCGGTGACATCGGTGCGATCCCGCGCTCGGTGGGGTACGCCAACGCGGCCGAGGAGGTCGTCGACGCCTACGTCGCCGCCACCGCCGCCGTCGCGCCGGCACCCCCTGGGGCGGCCGGGCTGAACTGGGTGTACACGGCCATGCACGGCGTGGGGTGGGAGACCCTGCGGGCCATCCTCGCGGCAGCGGGCTACCCCGAGCCGACCGTCGTGGCCGAGCAGATCGAGCCCGATGGAGCGTTCCCCACCGTGGCCTTCCCCAACCCCGAGGAGCCGGGTGCGATGGACCTGGCGTTCCAGACGGCACGGGCGGTGGGAGCCGAGCTCGTCCTGGCCAACGATCCCGACGCCGACCGGATGGCCGTCGCCATTCCCGACGCCTCCGCCGAGGGCGGCTGGCGCCGGCTGAGCGGCAACGAGGTGGGGCTGCTGCTCGGGCGCCGCGCCGCGCGGGCCGCGGCGGGCACCGCGGGCGCCTCGCTGGCGTGCTCGCTGGTGTCCTCCCCCGGACTGCAGGCCATCGCCGAGCGCTACGGGCTGGATTTCCACGCGACGCTGACCGGTTTCAAGTGGATCTCCCGCGCGCCCGGCATGGTCTACGGCTTCGAGGAGGCCCTCGGCTACCTCGTCAACCCCGGGACGGTGCGCGACAAGGACGGGATCTCCGCCGTCGTGGCCCTGCTCGACCTCGCCGCCCGGGCGCGCGCAGAGGGCTCCGACCTGCAAGGGCAGCTGGACGACCTGCGCGAGGAGTTCGGCGCGTTCGCGAGCGACCAGATCTCCATCCGGGTCTCGGACGTATCGGAGATCGCCGCCATGATGGCGTCGCTGCGCGCCGACCCGCCCGCGCACGTGGGCGACAGCACCGTCGCACGCATCGACGACCTGCTCACCGGCGTCGACGGGCTGCCCCCGGGCGACGTGCTGCGCATGTGGCTCGACGACGGCGCGCGCCTGATCGTCCGCCCCAGTGGCACCGAGCCCAAGCTCAAGATGTACCTCGACGTGCACGGGTCGTCCGAGGAGGAGGCCGGTGCACGACTGACCGCCCTCGCCGACGGCGCGCGGGCGCTGCTGGAGGAGCGCCGGCAGCGGCCGCCGTCGTAG
- a CDS encoding PTS sugar transporter subunit IIB — MRILVICGAGASSTFVAQRVRRAAHEQGLPYSAVAGTTGSLAIDLDSADIVLVGPHLAAERERIERSAAALDVAVAVLPDDVFSDLTGERTLDLVRATLADRADPLSTTETNA; from the coding sequence ATGAGGATCCTGGTGATCTGCGGAGCGGGTGCGTCGAGCACGTTCGTGGCTCAGCGCGTGCGCCGCGCCGCCCACGAGCAGGGTCTGCCGTACTCGGCGGTCGCCGGGACCACCGGTTCGCTCGCGATCGACCTGGACTCCGCCGACATCGTCCTGGTGGGCCCGCACCTGGCTGCCGAACGCGAGCGGATCGAACGCAGCGCCGCCGCCCTCGACGTCGCCGTGGCAGTCCTCCCCGACGACGTCTTCAGCGACCTCACGGGAGAGCGCACCCTCGACCTCGTGCGCGCGACCCTCGCCGACCGAGCCGACCCCCTCTCCACCACGGAAACGAACGCGTAA
- a CDS encoding HPr family phosphocarrier protein — protein sequence MPSLTRTVRIGSSHGLHARPAKMFAQAAKDSGIPVTIAKDSGAPVNAASILGVIALGIEQGDYVTLTADGEGAEATLDTLADLLSTDHDAQ from the coding sequence ATGCCCTCCCTCACCCGCACGGTGCGGATCGGATCGTCCCACGGACTGCACGCCCGCCCGGCGAAGATGTTCGCCCAGGCGGCCAAGGACTCCGGCATCCCCGTCACGATCGCCAAGGACTCTGGCGCCCCCGTGAACGCCGCGAGCATCCTGGGGGTCATCGCCCTGGGCATCGAACAGGGCGATTACGTCACCCTCACCGCCGACGGCGAGGGTGCCGAGGCCACGCTGGACACGCTGGCCGACCTGCTCAGCACCGACCATGACGCACAGTGA
- the ptsP gene encoding phosphoenolpyruvate--protein phosphotransferase yields MTELRGVGIGLGVAQGPVARMAEPFPPPEDVASTRSAEDEGARVRDAVSAVARELEERGAQAGGAARDVLEAQAMMAEDPALLTEVDTRVADGKTGERAVWEAFASFRDQLTALGGYLGERAADLDDVAQRVIARLRGVPAPGIPDPGHPFVLVAKDLAPADTALLNLDMVLALVTTEGGPTSHTAILAREKNIVAVVGAADAGSLADGTVVIVDAAAGVVTVAPSQEELDRAENRAAERASAAAAPVTPGALADGTAVPLLANLGKPQDAVQAVELGAEGVGLFRTEFLFLSANAAPTVAEQRDAYTRLLSAFPGKKVVVRVLDAGADKPLPFLNDSHEENPALGLRGLRALRASEDILREQLTALAEADAATRATPEGPADLWVMAPMVSTVEETEYFVALAREYGVKTAGVMVEVPSSALLADRILAHADFASIGTNDLTQYTLAADRLLGSVAAFQDPWHPAVLRLVREVGDAGAALGKPVGICGEAAADPLLAVVLVGLGATTLSMAPTALADVRASLLSHTLDDARRVAEAALAADGAASAREAARAASASQKVTQP; encoded by the coding sequence ATGACCGAGCTTCGTGGCGTGGGGATCGGACTGGGCGTCGCCCAGGGCCCCGTGGCACGCATGGCCGAGCCCTTCCCCCCACCCGAGGACGTCGCCAGCACGCGGTCCGCCGAGGACGAGGGGGCGCGCGTCCGCGACGCGGTGAGCGCGGTGGCCCGAGAGCTCGAGGAGCGCGGTGCCCAGGCCGGTGGCGCGGCGCGCGACGTGCTCGAAGCGCAGGCGATGATGGCCGAGGACCCCGCCCTCCTCACCGAGGTGGACACGCGCGTGGCCGACGGCAAGACCGGCGAGCGGGCGGTGTGGGAGGCGTTCGCGTCGTTCCGCGACCAGCTCACGGCACTCGGCGGCTACCTCGGCGAGCGCGCCGCCGACCTGGACGACGTCGCCCAGCGCGTCATCGCGCGCCTGCGCGGCGTTCCCGCTCCCGGCATCCCCGACCCGGGGCACCCGTTCGTGCTCGTCGCGAAAGACCTCGCCCCCGCCGACACCGCGCTGCTGAACCTCGACATGGTGCTCGCGTTGGTGACCACCGAGGGCGGGCCGACCTCGCACACGGCGATCCTCGCGCGGGAGAAGAACATCGTCGCCGTCGTGGGGGCCGCCGACGCGGGTTCCCTCGCCGACGGCACGGTCGTGATCGTCGACGCCGCCGCGGGAGTCGTCACGGTCGCCCCGAGCCAGGAGGAATTGGACCGCGCGGAGAACCGCGCCGCCGAGCGCGCGTCCGCGGCGGCCGCCCCGGTCACCCCCGGAGCCCTCGCCGACGGGACCGCCGTGCCGCTGCTGGCGAACCTCGGCAAGCCGCAGGACGCCGTCCAGGCCGTCGAGCTGGGCGCGGAGGGCGTGGGCCTGTTCCGCACCGAGTTCCTCTTCCTCAGCGCCAACGCCGCCCCCACGGTGGCCGAGCAGCGCGACGCGTACACGCGCCTGCTCTCCGCGTTCCCCGGGAAGAAGGTCGTCGTGCGGGTGCTGGACGCCGGCGCCGACAAGCCGCTGCCGTTCCTCAACGACTCGCACGAGGAGAACCCCGCGCTGGGCCTGCGGGGTCTGCGGGCGCTGCGGGCCAGTGAGGACATCCTGCGCGAGCAGCTGACCGCGCTGGCCGAGGCGGATGCCGCCACCCGCGCGACGCCGGAAGGCCCCGCCGACCTGTGGGTCATGGCGCCGATGGTCTCCACGGTCGAGGAGACCGAGTACTTCGTCGCCCTGGCGCGGGAGTACGGGGTCAAGACGGCCGGGGTCATGGTGGAGGTGCCCTCCTCGGCGCTGCTGGCCGACCGCATCCTCGCCCACGCCGATTTCGCCTCCATCGGCACGAACGACCTCACGCAGTACACCCTCGCCGCCGACCGCCTCCTCGGCTCCGTCGCGGCGTTCCAGGACCCGTGGCATCCGGCCGTCCTGCGCCTCGTGCGCGAAGTCGGGGACGCCGGCGCCGCCCTGGGAAAGCCCGTGGGGATCTGCGGTGAGGCGGCAGCCGATCCGCTCCTGGCCGTCGTCCTGGTGGGCCTGGGCGCGACCACGCTGTCCATGGCGCCCACGGCTCTCGCCGACGTGCGCGCCAGCCTGCTCTCCCACACCCTCGACGACGCCCGCCGCGTCGCCGAGGCCGCCTTGGCCGCAGACGGCGCGGCCTCCGCTCGCGAGGCGGCACGAGCCGCCTCCGCTTCACAGAAAGTGACACAGCCATGA
- a CDS encoding PTS mannitol transporter subunit IICB — protein MTTASAPATRSGGGARVAVQRFGTFLSGMIMPLIPALIAWGIFTAFFIEKGWTPNAQLATIVGPFIHYLLPILIAYLGGHIVYGVRGGVVGSIATFGVIAGSDYLIAQINETLPADNQLGEINMFIGAMIMAPIAAWTMKQLDKLWDGKIRAGFEMLVNMFSAGIWGFAMAILGFYPLAWLINGLMDVLGAAVGWLVETNLLPLTSVLIEPAKVFFLNNAINHGVLTPLGIEQASQDGSSILFLLEANPGPGVGLLLAFTFFGIGAARASAPGAAIIQFFGGIHEVYFPYALMKPVLIVALIAGGATGVTTNMLLGGALRAPAAPGSIVAVVAQTANGSYFAVILSVVLSAAVTFLIASVILRASRKRDLLAEADQFSEAVSKTAANKGKSSAALDALRASDGKDRATVRSAEDAVDRLETEEGTGGQLDGGRVVTTKPVRNIVFACDAGMGSSAMGASVLRNKIKKAGVADVTVVNKAIANLDDSADLVITQNQLTDRARRQSPDAIHVSVDNFMNSPKYDEVVELVRDQHDESH, from the coding sequence ATGACAACGGCGTCCGCACCCGCGACGCGTTCAGGAGGCGGCGCGCGCGTCGCCGTCCAGCGCTTCGGCACCTTCCTCTCCGGCATGATCATGCCGCTGATCCCCGCGCTCATCGCGTGGGGCATCTTCACGGCCTTCTTCATCGAGAAGGGCTGGACGCCCAACGCGCAGCTCGCCACGATCGTGGGGCCCTTCATCCACTACCTGCTGCCGATCCTGATCGCCTACCTCGGCGGTCACATCGTGTACGGCGTGCGCGGCGGCGTGGTCGGCTCCATCGCGACATTCGGCGTCATCGCCGGCTCGGACTACCTGATCGCCCAGATCAACGAGACCCTCCCCGCCGACAACCAGCTCGGCGAGATCAACATGTTCATCGGCGCGATGATCATGGCGCCCATCGCCGCGTGGACGATGAAGCAGCTCGACAAGCTGTGGGACGGCAAGATCCGTGCCGGCTTCGAGATGCTGGTCAACATGTTCTCGGCCGGGATCTGGGGCTTCGCGATGGCGATCCTCGGGTTCTACCCGCTGGCATGGCTCATCAACGGCCTCATGGACGTGCTCGGCGCGGCGGTGGGCTGGCTCGTCGAGACCAACCTCCTGCCACTGACGAGCGTGCTCATCGAGCCGGCGAAGGTGTTCTTCCTCAACAACGCCATCAACCACGGCGTGCTCACTCCGCTGGGCATCGAGCAGGCGTCGCAGGACGGCTCGTCGATCCTGTTCCTCCTCGAGGCCAACCCCGGCCCCGGCGTGGGCCTCCTGCTGGCCTTCACGTTCTTCGGCATCGGCGCCGCGCGCGCGTCGGCACCCGGAGCCGCGATCATCCAGTTCTTCGGCGGCATCCACGAGGTGTACTTCCCGTACGCGCTCATGAAGCCGGTGCTCATCGTCGCCCTCATCGCCGGCGGCGCCACCGGCGTCACCACCAACATGCTGCTGGGCGGTGCGCTGCGCGCGCCCGCGGCGCCGGGAAGCATCGTCGCGGTGGTGGCGCAGACCGCCAACGGATCGTACTTCGCCGTCATCCTCTCGGTCGTACTGTCGGCCGCGGTGACGTTCCTGATCGCGTCGGTGATCCTGCGGGCCTCGCGCAAGCGCGACCTGCTGGCCGAGGCCGACCAGTTCTCCGAGGCGGTGTCCAAGACCGCCGCGAACAAGGGCAAGTCCTCCGCCGCACTGGACGCGCTGCGCGCCTCCGACGGCAAGGACCGCGCCACCGTGCGCAGCGCCGAGGACGCCGTGGACCGGCTCGAGACCGAGGAGGGCACCGGCGGACAGCTCGACGGCGGTCGCGTCGTGACCACCAAGCCGGTGCGCAACATCGTGTTCGCGTGCGACGCGGGCATGGGCTCCTCCGCGATGGGCGCAAGCGTGCTGCGCAACAAGATCAAGAAGGCCGGAGTGGCCGACGTCACGGTCGTGAACAAGGCGATCGCGAACCTCGATGACTCCGCCGACCTGGTGATCACGCAGAACCAGCTCACCGACCGGGCACGCCGGCAGAGCCCGGATGCGATCCATGTGTCGGTGGACAACTTCATGAACTCCCCGAAGTACGACGAGGTGGTCGAGCTCGTGCGCGACCAGCACGACGAGTCCCACTGA
- a CDS encoding BglG family transcription antiterminator: MTRARQDRLLSLLLRDGRWATAAALADLLGVTPRSIRSYVTALNARAGGGTAVESGPLGYRAGPDAAAALRAGPAADAGTPRDRLHTLVRALLGRAEGIDVFETADALHVSPATLEADLARVRGLLGGTELTLERSASIARLRGTEMAQRRLLSRLAHDEMDAGSFDLEALRRTLGEGSVGAEAFGPFKADLAAELTALGYYVNEYGIGDVVMHIAIAADRIARDRAMDGTAGEMPPAHAQVAELLDRLAQRHLGVRLGAGDQQHLATLVLTRVVAPGAPAADDARTRLDPRVESAVRTVVERAASEFLVDIAHEGFILRLALHVQNLLHRSHAQAWSRNPLTRSLKSTYPMIFEVAVFIASQLHESLGIPIVDDEIAYIAMHVGGRLERSRREETLLTATIVCPGYYELHELLRSSVDRSLGQAIEVVGVETRVDPDWSAIDTDLILTTIDPPEPGERIVRIQPFLTDSDIDRVQAAAARIRRGRRLRRLRGELERYFDSSAFVRGLEPDGGEAGVIRQLGGMLVRQGVIDHDYVQRAIERERLSSTAFTDALAVPHAIGMTASRTQIAIGIADPSIPWGEGRVQVVAFVAFSEADREAFQTVFEQFVEVFSERDSVQRIVRRATDFTAFLDELVAVIDG, translated from the coding sequence ATGACGCGAGCCCGTCAGGACCGGCTTCTGAGCCTGCTTCTGCGCGACGGACGGTGGGCGACGGCCGCCGCGCTCGCCGATCTGCTGGGGGTCACCCCGCGCAGCATCCGCTCGTACGTCACGGCGCTGAACGCGCGCGCCGGCGGGGGGACGGCGGTGGAGTCCGGTCCTCTCGGCTACCGGGCCGGGCCGGATGCGGCGGCGGCTCTGCGTGCGGGGCCCGCCGCGGATGCGGGGACTCCGCGCGACCGGCTCCACACGCTCGTGCGCGCGCTGCTGGGCCGTGCCGAGGGCATCGACGTGTTCGAGACCGCCGACGCGCTGCACGTGAGCCCGGCAACGCTGGAGGCCGACCTCGCCCGCGTGCGGGGGCTGCTGGGCGGGACGGAACTGACGCTGGAGCGCTCGGCGTCGATCGCGCGGCTGCGGGGAACGGAGATGGCCCAGCGACGCCTGCTCAGCCGACTGGCGCACGACGAGATGGATGCCGGCTCCTTCGATCTGGAGGCGCTGCGCCGGACGCTGGGCGAAGGGTCGGTGGGGGCGGAGGCGTTCGGGCCGTTCAAGGCCGATCTGGCCGCGGAGCTGACGGCACTGGGCTACTACGTCAACGAGTACGGCATCGGCGACGTCGTGATGCACATCGCCATCGCCGCCGACCGCATCGCCCGCGATCGCGCCATGGACGGCACGGCGGGGGAGATGCCCCCCGCGCACGCGCAGGTCGCCGAGCTCCTGGACCGGCTCGCCCAGAGGCACCTGGGCGTGCGTCTGGGCGCCGGGGACCAGCAGCATCTGGCGACGCTCGTCCTCACGCGCGTCGTGGCCCCCGGGGCACCCGCCGCGGATGACGCGCGCACGCGGCTGGATCCGCGCGTGGAGAGCGCGGTGCGCACGGTGGTCGAGCGCGCGGCATCCGAATTCCTCGTCGACATCGCGCACGAGGGGTTCATCCTGCGCCTGGCCCTGCACGTGCAGAACCTCCTGCACCGCTCCCACGCGCAGGCGTGGTCGCGCAATCCGCTGACGCGGTCGCTGAAATCGACCTATCCGATGATCTTCGAAGTGGCCGTGTTCATCGCCAGCCAGCTGCACGAGAGCCTGGGCATCCCCATCGTCGACGACGAGATCGCCTACATCGCGATGCACGTGGGCGGTCGCCTGGAGCGCAGTCGGCGCGAGGAAACGCTCCTGACGGCGACCATCGTGTGCCCGGGGTACTACGAGCTGCACGAGCTGCTGCGCTCGAGCGTCGACCGCTCCCTGGGTCAGGCGATCGAGGTCGTCGGGGTCGAGACGCGCGTGGATCCGGACTGGTCGGCGATCGACACCGACCTGATCCTCACCACGATCGACCCGCCGGAACCGGGGGAGCGCATCGTGCGGATCCAGCCGTTCCTCACCGACTCCGACATCGACCGCGTGCAGGCCGCCGCCGCGCGCATCCGTCGCGGCCGGCGTCTGCGGCGGCTCCGCGGCGAGCTGGAGCGCTACTTCGACTCCTCCGCCTTCGTGCGGGGCCTGGAGCCGGACGGGGGAGAGGCCGGGGTCATCCGTCAGCTCGGGGGCATGCTCGTGCGGCAGGGCGTCATCGACCACGACTACGTCCAGCGCGCCATCGAGCGCGAGCGGCTGTCGTCGACGGCGTTCACGGATGCCCTCGCCGTCCCGCACGCCATCGGCATGACCGCATCCCGCACGCAGATCGCGATCGGCATCGCCGACCCCTCGATCCCGTGGGGGGAGGGGCGCGTGCAGGTGGTCGCGTTCGTGGCCTTCTCCGAGGCGGATCGCGAGGCGTTCCAGACGGTGTTCGAGCAGTTCGTCGAGGTGTTCTCCGAGCGCGACAGCGTGCAGCGCATCGTGCGGCGCGCCACGGATTTCACGGCGTTCCTCGACGAGCTCGTCGCCGTGATCGACGGCTGA
- a CDS encoding NAD(P)H-quinone dehydrogenase, whose translation MSLSFERTQSVAILGGGPGGYEAALAAAQLGAEVTVVERQGIGGAAVITDVVPSKTLIATADAAVAIAGASDLGVQVFAKDGDGRPLTPQVAVNMAAVNRRVLSLARQQSEDMRSALVEAGVRVISGHGRLDGDSAVIVSNEAGGTDFDRVEADTLVVSVGASPRELPSARPDGTRILTWTQLYDMRALPKHLIVVGSGVTGAEFASAYMNLGSQVTLISSRDQVLPGEDPDAAAVLENVFRRGGMTVLSKSRAQSVVNTGDGVVVTLSDGRTVEGSHCLLAVGAVPNTAGIGLEEAGVQLTDSGHIQVNRVARTSVPNIYAAGDCTTFVPLASVASMQGRTAVFHALGDVVIPLEHRRIAANIFTAPEIATVGWTEQDIADGRINGVVRKLPLSANPRAKMQRITDGFVKVIARQGSGTVIGGVIVAPRASELIYPLAIAVERRLTVDQVSRVFAVYPSLSGSITDATRAMHIVDRQDAEEL comes from the coding sequence ATGTCCCTCAGCTTCGAGCGCACCCAGAGCGTCGCCATCCTCGGTGGCGGACCCGGCGGCTACGAGGCGGCGCTGGCAGCCGCGCAGCTCGGCGCGGAGGTCACCGTCGTCGAACGGCAGGGGATCGGCGGTGCCGCCGTCATCACCGACGTCGTGCCTTCCAAGACCCTCATCGCGACCGCGGACGCCGCCGTCGCCATCGCGGGAGCGAGCGATCTGGGCGTGCAGGTGTTCGCCAAGGACGGCGACGGACGGCCGCTGACGCCGCAGGTGGCGGTGAACATGGCCGCCGTCAACCGGCGCGTGCTCTCCCTGGCACGGCAGCAGTCCGAGGACATGCGGTCGGCGCTCGTGGAGGCCGGCGTGCGTGTCATCTCCGGGCACGGGCGCCTGGACGGCGATTCGGCGGTGATCGTCTCCAACGAGGCCGGCGGCACCGACTTCGACCGCGTCGAGGCCGACACGCTGGTGGTGTCGGTGGGGGCGTCGCCGCGCGAGCTGCCCTCCGCGCGGCCGGACGGCACACGCATCCTGACGTGGACGCAGCTGTACGACATGCGGGCGCTCCCCAAGCACCTCATCGTCGTGGGATCGGGTGTCACGGGAGCGGAGTTCGCGTCGGCGTACATGAACCTCGGCTCGCAGGTGACGCTGATCTCCAGCCGCGACCAGGTGCTGCCGGGGGAGGACCCGGATGCCGCGGCGGTGCTGGAGAACGTCTTCCGCCGCGGGGGGATGACGGTGCTGTCCAAGTCGCGTGCGCAGAGCGTCGTGAACACCGGCGACGGCGTCGTGGTCACCCTCTCGGACGGCCGCACCGTGGAAGGCAGCCACTGCCTCCTGGCCGTGGGCGCCGTGCCCAACACCGCCGGCATCGGCCTGGAGGAGGCCGGCGTGCAGCTGACCGATTCGGGGCACATCCAGGTCAACCGTGTCGCCCGCACGTCGGTGCCCAACATCTACGCCGCCGGCGACTGCACGACTTTCGTGCCGCTGGCATCGGTGGCCTCGATGCAGGGGCGCACGGCCGTCTTCCACGCGCTGGGCGATGTCGTGATCCCGCTGGAGCACCGCCGGATCGCGGCGAACATCTTCACCGCCCCCGAGATCGCCACCGTCGGGTGGACCGAGCAGGACATCGCCGACGGCCGCATCAACGGCGTCGTGCGCAAGCTGCCGCTCTCGGCCAACCCGCGCGCGAAGATGCAGCGCATCACCGACGGATTCGTCAAGGTCATCGCACGTCAGGGCAGCGGAACGGTCATCGGCGGCGTCATCGTCGCCCCGCGCGCGTCCGAGCTGATCTATCCGCTGGCCATCGCCGTCGAGCGGCGCCTCACGGTCGACCAGGTCTCCCGCGTGTTCGCGGTCTACCCGTCGCTGTCGGGGAGCATCACCGACGCCACGCGGGCGATGCACATCGTCGACCGTCAGGACGCCGAGGAGCTCTGA
- a CDS encoding GNAT family N-acetyltransferase — translation MDLADPVVLENAHVRLEPLTPAHADDLAAAARGLEHAWYTTIPAPDAVADDIARRLRWRDEGVMNPWAVVHEGVAVGETTFCNIDQANRHVEIGHTWLGLPVQRTAVNTAAKLLLLTHAFQACDAIAVEFRTHWHNRQSRAAIERLGAKQDGVLRNHRVGADGILRDTVVYSILPGEWPAVRRGLQARLDRGDASA, via the coding sequence ATGGATCTGGCCGACCCGGTGGTGCTGGAGAACGCGCACGTGCGGCTGGAGCCGCTGACCCCTGCCCACGCCGACGACCTCGCCGCCGCCGCGCGGGGCCTCGAGCACGCGTGGTACACCACGATCCCCGCACCGGATGCGGTCGCCGACGACATCGCGCGGCGCCTGCGGTGGCGGGACGAGGGCGTCATGAACCCGTGGGCGGTGGTGCACGAGGGCGTCGCCGTGGGCGAGACCACCTTCTGCAACATCGACCAGGCCAACCGGCACGTCGAGATCGGCCACACGTGGCTGGGCCTGCCGGTCCAGCGCACGGCCGTGAACACGGCCGCCAAGCTCCTGCTGCTGACGCACGCCTTCCAGGCGTGCGATGCGATCGCCGTGGAGTTCCGCACGCACTGGCACAACCGGCAGTCCCGCGCCGCGATCGAGCGACTCGGCGCGAAGCAGGACGGCGTCCTGCGCAACCACCGCGTGGGCGCGGACGGGATCCTGCGCGACACGGTGGTGTACTCCATCCTCCCCGGGGAGTGGCCCGCCGTGCGCCGCGGGCTCCAGGCGCGCCTGGATCGGGGCGACGCGTCGGCCTGA